A window of Streptomyces sp. NBC_01241 genomic DNA:
AGAGGTAGCTGGACGCGATGTTGAGGAGGGTGGTCTTGCCGGCGCCGTTCGGGCCGAGGATGACCCAGCGCTCCCCCTCCTTGACCTGCCAGGAGACGTCGTCCACCAGAGCGCGTCCGTCGCGGACCACGGATACGTCCACCAGCTCCAGTACATCGCTCATGGCGCGTTGTCTCCCCATGCAGTGTCGAGATCGTCGCGTGCCTGTGGGCACAGCTCCCAGGGAAATCTACGCCACCGCAGGAGTGCGTCAGGCGCTGGGCCCGCGTGAGGACAGGCCCCTGCTCCGTTCCCTAGGCTGGTGCCATGCTTTCGGAACCACGCTCAGGACTGCTGGCCGCTTGGGGAAACGCGCTTCTGGCAGGGCTCGTATCGCCGGACGACGCAGCGCTCGCCATTGTCGGGGAGGACGCGGTGCACCGCGTGGAGGGAGTGCCGGGCGAGACGGGGCCGGTCGGGCTCACGCTGGCGCTCGGGCGGTTGCGGGCACTGGGGGTGACCGGCTTCCGGGTCGCGCTGCCGGCCCCTGGGCATCCGCTGGGACTGAGCGGTCCGCCGGACTTCAACGCGCGGGCGTTGGAGGCGGAGGAGGCGGTGGTCGCGTTCGGCGCACCGTACGGGCTGGTTCCCGAGGTCCACGAGGTGGGGCCGGAGGGGGATCTGCACGTCGAGGTGGTGTGGCACTGTCTGCCCGTGCGGGAGGCGCCGCCGGCCGATGTGCCGTCGCTGGGTGAGGCGGAGCGGGAGCTCGCCGAGGCGTTGCGGGATGCGACGGCGGTGCTGTCGCGGTTGGATGTGGCGGGCTCCGGGCCGGTCGCGGAGGCGGCGGTGGACGCGTACCGGGCGCGGGCGGAGCGGGGGCGCGAGGTGCTGGCGCCGGGGTATCCGCCGCGGGCGGTGCGGGTGCTGGAGCTGGCGCAGCGGGTCGGGCTGCTGATCTCGGTGGCGTACGAGAACGGGCACGGCGGGGCGGTGAGCGCGTCGGAGATCGCGGCTCGGGGGGAGGCGCTGAGGCCGGTGGAGCGGGTGGCTCGGCGGGCGCAGGTTGCCGCGTACAACGCGTATGTGGAAGAGCGGGAGCGGTAGGCCTTGGGCGGCCGGCGGGGGTGGTTGCGGTTGGCGTCCCGGGGTGCTGGCTTTGTCCTCAATCGCCGGACGGGCTTGTGAGTGCCGGGTGTGGGCTTGAGGGTGCCGGGGTGGGCTTGAGGGTGCCGGGGTGAGCGGTGGGTGTGGGGGTCGCCGGACGGGCTCGATGTGCCCGGCCGGCGACACAGGGCCGTGGTCGGTCAGCCGTTCAGGCCGACGTTGCCGAAGGCGGGGTTGAGCAGGCCGATCACGTTGACGGTGTTGCCGACCACGTTCACCGGGACGTGCACCGGGACCTGGACGACGTTGCCGCTGACCACGCCCGGGGAGTGGGTCGCGGCACCGTGGGCGCCGGCGCCGTGGCCGGTGGCGGAAGCCGCGCCGGCACCGGCGGCGATGATTCCGCCGGCGATCATGGTGACGGCAGCGGCCTTCTTCAGGTTCTTCACTTCAGGATCCTCCTAGCGTGGCTGCGGCCAGCCGCCGCAGCACCCTGGAGAACGCCTCGGGGTCGAACAGGTTGCGCCGTCCGGGTGACGTCCACCCGACAGTATGAATCTCAGTCCGGAGTGAGACGGTCCGATTCGGTGCCGGTCAGCCCGCCGCCCCGTGCCGGACGGCCCAGAGGGCCGCCTGGGTGCGGTCCGAGAGATCCAGCTTCATCAGAATATTCGAGACGTGCGTCTTGACGGTCTTCTCGGAGAGGACCAGGGCTCGCGCGATCTCGCGGTTGGAGCGGCCGTCAGCGATGAGGCCCAGCACTTCCCGCTCCCGTTCGGTAAGGGTGCTCCCCCGGCCCGTACCGCTGCCCGCGTCGTCCTGGGCTAGCAGGGCTCCCGCGACCTCCGGCTGGAGCAGGACGTGGCCCGCGTACACCGAGCGGATAGCGCCGGCCAGGGCGTCCGGGTCGACGTCCTTGTATACGTACCCGGAAGCTCCGGCCCGTAGCGCGGGGACCACGGTGCGCTGCTCGGTGAAGCTGGTGACGATGAGGACCTTGGCCGGGTTCTCCAGCTCGCGGAGCTTGCGCAGGGCCTCGATCCCGTCCGTGCCGGGCATCTTGATGTCCATCAGGACGACGTCGGGACGGAGTTCTTCGGTCCTGGCCACCCCTTCCGCGCCGTCGGACGCCTCACCGACCACTTCTATGTCGTCCTGTACCTCCAGGAATGTACGCAGACCGCGGCGGACCACCTGGTGGTCGTCGACCAGCAGCACCCTGATGATCTTGTCAGCCACCGGGTACCTCCATCTCGATCGTGGTGCCCTTGCCGGGCGCCGATTCAACGGTGAGCCTTCCGCCGACCCCGCTCGCGCGGTCGCGCATCGACACCAGGCCCAGGTGGCGGCCCGCCTGCCGGGTCGCCGCGGGTTCGAAGCCGCTGCCGTCGTCGGTGATCCGCAGCAGTGTGCCGCCGCCGTGCCGGGCCAGTGTGACGCCGACGTGCTCGGCGCCCGAGTGGCGCAGCGCGTTGTGCAGGGCCTCCTGCGAGACCCGGAGCAGCGCCTCTTCCTGGGCGGCCGGCAGGGCCCGTACGCCCAGGCTCTCGAAGGTGACCCGGGCCGAGTGGGCACGGTCCAGGACCTGGATCTGGGTGCGGAGGGTGGCGATGAGGCCGTCCTCATCGAGCGCGGCCGGGCGCAGTTCGATGACGGCGGCGCGCAGCTCCTCCACGGCTTCCGCGGCGAGCGCGGCGACCTGGTGGAGCTCGCCCTTGGCGCGGGCCGGGTCGCGGTCGATCAGAGTGGTGGCGGCCTGGGCCGTCAGCCGCAACGAGAACAGCTTCTGGCTGACCGCGTCGTGCAGCTCATGGGCGAGCCGGGAGCGCTCCTCGGCGATGGTGAGCTCCCGGCTGCGCTCGTACAGCCGGGCGTTGGTGAGGGCGATCGCCGCATGCTGGGCGAGGATCGACAGCAGCTCCTCGTCCTCGGCGGTGAAACCGCAGCTGCCCTCGGGTTTGGGGCAGCGCTTGTTGGCGAGGAAGAGCGCGCCGATGATCTCGTCGCCGTCCCGGATGGGCAGACCGAGGAAATCGGACATGTCGGGGTGGGCGGCGGGCCAGCCCTCGAAGCGGGGGTCCTTGCGGACGTCGGCGAGGCGCTCGGGCCTCGCCTCGTGGAGCATCGCGGCGAGGATGCCGTGCTGCCGGGGCAGGGGGCCGATGGCCTTCCACTGCTCGTCGCTGACGCCGTCGACGACGAACTGGGCGAAGCCGCCGTGATCGTCGGGCACGCCCAGGGCGGCGTACTCGGCGTCCAGCAGTTCGCGGGCCGAGGCGACGATCGTCTTCAGGACGTCGCGCACTTCGAGATGCCGGCTCATGGCGAGCAGCGCGGCACTCACCGCTGCGAGGCCCGACGGTGGGCGATGGCTCATGGCCTCACCGTACCGGCGGAGGTACGGGCGCCGTATCGGCCTGTGGACGGCCGTCGATTAGGGCGCAGGGACTAGGTCCGGCCGAGGTCGGGTACGGCGGGGTTCGGCCGCGGTCGGGTACGGCGGGGTTCGGCCCGGCCCGGTACGGGGTTCTGCTGAGGTCCCGTACGGGGTACATCGCGGTCCTGTACGGAGGGCCGGGGCAGGTCGGGCCAGGGGGAAGGGCGTCCATCCAGCCTCCGAGACCGGAGCCTCACACTCCGAATTGCTTGAGCAACCGTTGGTGAGCTTGTTACACGGTCGATGTGAGGCCGGGCATAGGACCCACGTCACTTACGAAGCCTGCTAGTGGATACCTAAGTGCCACATCAGTGAGCATGAGCGCGAGCTGCCACGTTCGAGCAGAGTCCTGATCCACTACCCGGGATCGTACGTCACACCTTTGCCACGCCATTTTGCTGACGCTAAGAATTGCTCTCGTCCCCGACGGAGATGCGAACACCTCGCCTCCCGTCTTCGTCCTCCGTGAGGACTTCCGCGATTCGAAGAGGTACGTCTGCATGTCCGAGTCCAGCATCCCCGGCCGTCGCCGTCGCCTGAACAAGACCCAGAAGCTCTCCGCCGCGGCTATCTCCGCCGTCGCCGTCGCCTCGCTCTCGTTCTCGCTCGTCCCCGCCAATGCCGAAGGCAAGCCCAAGGCCCAGGCCGCCGAGGCCGCCGCCCCCGTGGTTCTCACCTCGGTCGCCGGTACTCCGCAGGCCAAGGCACTGCAGGCCAGCCTCATCGGGCAGCACTCGACCGCCGAGAAGCTGGTGAAGGCCGCCGACCTCGCGCGAGCCAAGAAGGCCGCCGCGGTCGAGGCGAAGGCGAAGGCCGCCGCGAAGGCCAAGGCCGAGGCGAAGGCCCGGGTGAAGTCCGAGGCCGTCGCCGAGAAGCGCACCGGCACGCAGGCTGCCAGCCGTTCCGAGGCCCGTACCCCGGTCTACGCCAACAACCTGGACGGCTGGATCCGGGAGGCCCTGGACATCATGAAGTCGCGCGGCATCCCCGGCACGTACGACGGTCTGCACCGCAACATCATGCGGGAGTCCAGCGGCAACCCGAATGCGATCAACGGCTGGGACATCAACGCGCGGAACGGCGTTCCGTCCATCGGCCTGCTGCAGATCATCAAGCCGACGTTCGACGCGTACCACGTCCCCGGCACGGCCTTCAGCCAGTACAACCCGGTCGCCAACCTCACCGCCGCGGCCAACTACGCCGCCGACCGGTACGGCTCGATCGACAACGTCAACAGCGCGTACTGATCGCATCCGGACGTCCTCGGACGGCCTGAGGAGCCGCGTACGCATACGCCGGAGGGCGGCACCCCACGTGGGGTGCCGCCCTGCGGCGTATGCGTACGCGGGTGTCCGCGTCTACTTGCGCATGACCTCCGGCTCGTGGCGGCGCAGCAGTCGCGCGACGACGACGCCGCAGATGATGCCGAGCAGCAGGAGCACCGAGATGTTCATGCCCCACTGACCGGCCGAGTGCTCCCACAGCGGGTCCAGGTCGGTCGGGTTCTTCGGGTCCCACGGCGCCATGAGGTGCGACAGGTCGAGTGTCGTGCCCGCGCCGGCGATGGCCCAGCGGGACGGCATCAGCCAGGCGAACTGCTCCAGGCCGGGCGATCCGTAGACCTGGAAGAGGATGCCGGTGAAGACGACCTGGACGATCGCGAACATGACCAGCAGCGGCATGGTCTTCTCGGCGGTCTTCACCAGCGAGGAGATCACCAGGCCGAACATCATCGAGGTGAAGCCGAGCGCGATGATCGTCACGCAGAGCTCGACGGCCGGCGGCATGATCAGGCCCTCTGCGGGCAGCTCGCGGGTGGCGAAGCCGATACCGCAGATGATGACGCCCTGGATGGCCGTGATCACGCCGAGGACGATCACCTTCGACATCAGATAGGCGGAGCGGGAGAGACCGGTGGCCCGTTCCCGTTCGTAGATGACGCGTTCCTTGATCAGTTCTCGTACGGAGTTGGCCGCTCCGGAGAAGCACATACCGACCGCGAGGATCAGCATGATCGTTCCGGCGGCTCCGTTGAACCGGGACGGCGCCTTCGGCGGGGCCAGGCCGAAGTTGGCGGGGATGACCACGCTGACGACGCCGAGCACGGCGGGCAGGATCACCATCAGGCCCATGAAGCCCTTGTCGGACGCGATCACCGAGACGTAGCGGCGCATCAGCGTCCACAGCTGGGCCGTCCAGCTCTGCGGCTTCGGCGGGCGCAGCTGCTGCTGCGGCATGTGTACGGACTGTACGGCGACGGCGTCGATGTCCGCGGCGTACATCTGGTAGTGCTGCGAACCGCGCCAACGGCCCGCCCAGTCGTAGTCGCGGTAATTCTCGAACGCGGAGAAGACGTCGGCCCAGGTGGTGTAGCCGAAGAAGTTGAGCGCTTCCTCCGGCGGGCCGAAGTAGGCGACGGAACCGCCCGGCGCCATGACGAGCAGCTTGTCGCAGATCGCCAGCTCGGCCACGGAGTGGGTGACGACGAGGACCGTACGGCCGTCGTCGGCCAGGCCGCGCAGCAGCTGCATGACATCGCGGTCCATGCCCGGGTCGAGGCCGGAGGTCGGCTCGTCCAGGAAGATCAGCGACGGCTTCGTGAGCAGCTCCAGGGCCACGGAGACACGCTTGCGCTGGCCACCGGAGAGCGAGGTGACCTTCTTGTCCTTGTGGATGTCGAGCTTGAGCTCGGCGAGGACTTCGAGGATCCGGGCCTCGCGCTCGGCCTCTGTGGTGTCCGCGGGAAAGCGGAGCTTGGCCGCGTACTTGAGGGCCTTGGTGACGGTGAGTTCCTTGTGCAGGATGTCGTCCTGCGGGACCAGACCGATGCGCTGACGCAGCTCGGCGAACTGCTTGTACAGGTTCCGGTTGTCGTAGAGGACGTCTCCCTGGTTGGCGGGCCGGTAGCCCGTGAGCGCCTTGAGCAGGGTGGACTTGCCGGAGCCGGACGGGCCGATGACCGCGATGAGCGACTTCTCCGGGACGCCGAAGGAGACGTCCTTGAGGATCTGCTTCCCGCCGTCGACCGTCACTGTGAGGTGGCGGGCGGAGAAGGAGACGTCACCGGTGTCGACGAACTCTTCCAGCCGGTCCCCGACCAGGCGGAAGGTCGAGTGACCGACGCCGACGATGTCGTTCGGGCCGATGAGCGCGGAGCCGGACTTGGGGAGCGGCTGACCGTTGACGTAGGTGCCGTTGTGGGATCCGAGGTCACGGATC
This region includes:
- a CDS encoding chaplin family protein produces the protein MKNLKKAAAVTMIAGGIIAAGAGAASATGHGAGAHGAATHSPGVVSGNVVQVPVHVPVNVVGNTVNVIGLLNPAFGNVGLNG
- a CDS encoding response regulator produces the protein MADKIIRVLLVDDHQVVRRGLRTFLEVQDDIEVVGEASDGAEGVARTEELRPDVVLMDIKMPGTDGIEALRKLRELENPAKVLIVTSFTEQRTVVPALRAGASGYVYKDVDPDALAGAIRSVYAGHVLLQPEVAGALLAQDDAGSGTGRGSTLTEREREVLGLIADGRSNREIARALVLSEKTVKTHVSNILMKLDLSDRTQAALWAVRHGAAG
- a CDS encoding GAF domain-containing sensor histidine kinase yields the protein MSHRPPSGLAAVSAALLAMSRHLEVRDVLKTIVASARELLDAEYAALGVPDDHGGFAQFVVDGVSDEQWKAIGPLPRQHGILAAMLHEARPERLADVRKDPRFEGWPAAHPDMSDFLGLPIRDGDEIIGALFLANKRCPKPEGSCGFTAEDEELLSILAQHAAIALTNARLYERSRELTIAEERSRLAHELHDAVSQKLFSLRLTAQAATTLIDRDPARAKGELHQVAALAAEAVEELRAAVIELRPAALDEDGLIATLRTQIQVLDRAHSARVTFESLGVRALPAAQEEALLRVSQEALHNALRHSGAEHVGVTLARHGGGTLLRITDDGSGFEPAATRQAGRHLGLVSMRDRASGVGGRLTVESAPGKGTTIEMEVPGG
- a CDS encoding transglycosylase SLT domain-containing protein; the encoded protein is MSESSIPGRRRRLNKTQKLSAAAISAVAVASLSFSLVPANAEGKPKAQAAEAAAPVVLTSVAGTPQAKALQASLIGQHSTAEKLVKAADLARAKKAAAVEAKAKAAAKAKAEAKARVKSEAVAEKRTGTQAASRSEARTPVYANNLDGWIREALDIMKSRGIPGTYDGLHRNIMRESSGNPNAINGWDINARNGVPSIGLLQIIKPTFDAYHVPGTAFSQYNPVANLTAAANYAADRYGSIDNVNSAY
- a CDS encoding ABC transporter ATP-binding protein/permease, whose product is MGRGVPELVLELNGRTWTLDPSRSYTLGRDPQGDLTIDDARVSWRHATISWGGHSWFIEDHGSTNGTYVQGRRIRQLEIGPGSAVHLGNATDGPRLSVSTAAGADVYSGQGAGAQQAPAQQPQQGGAGWPGQQAAPVPQQQQQQRQPPQQGWQQTPQAQPQQQPAQPQQPQVPHQQGPAKSLGTPGSGGPGGAAGASSVYGDRNPTTFHQLDLGRVMRIGRALENELVVSDLQVSRHHAEFHATPDGRSEIRDLGSHNGTYVNGQPLPKSGSALIGPNDIVGVGHSTFRLVGDRLEEFVDTGDVSFSARHLTVTVDGGKQILKDVSFGVPEKSLIAVIGPSGSGKSTLLKALTGYRPANQGDVLYDNRNLYKQFAELRQRIGLVPQDDILHKELTVTKALKYAAKLRFPADTTEAEREARILEVLAELKLDIHKDKKVTSLSGGQRKRVSVALELLTKPSLIFLDEPTSGLDPGMDRDVMQLLRGLADDGRTVLVVTHSVAELAICDKLLVMAPGGSVAYFGPPEEALNFFGYTTWADVFSAFENYRDYDWAGRWRGSQHYQMYAADIDAVAVQSVHMPQQQLRPPKPQSWTAQLWTLMRRYVSVIASDKGFMGLMVILPAVLGVVSVVIPANFGLAPPKAPSRFNGAAGTIMLILAVGMCFSGAANSVRELIKERVIYERERATGLSRSAYLMSKVIVLGVITAIQGVIICGIGFATRELPAEGLIMPPAVELCVTIIALGFTSMMFGLVISSLVKTAEKTMPLLVMFAIVQVVFTGILFQVYGSPGLEQFAWLMPSRWAIAGAGTTLDLSHLMAPWDPKNPTDLDPLWEHSAGQWGMNISVLLLLGIICGVVVARLLRRHEPEVMRK